The genome window CCGCCTCGACCGGGCCGCGGATCTTGGCGACGCGGTTGATGTAGCCGTTCACCAGCCAGGCGAAGAGGCCCGACGAGCCGCGGAAATAGAAGCTCCGCCGGCTGTTGAAGAATTTTTCCCCGCGCTTGTCCCAGAACCCGGCCGCGATCGGGCTCAGGGAGGGCCGCATGGCGGCATAGGCTTCGGCCCAGCGGTCGCAGTGACCTTCGCCGAAGATCTGGAAGAAGGTCTCGTACGGGAGATGGCGGATCCCCGCGACCTTGAGCTCCAGCAGCGCGTTCTGGATCGGGTTGATGTCGACCGCGGTGACGCGGCCCGCTCCCGCCAGGACGTAGTCGAGGGCATTGCATCCGGCCGACGTGATGACGACGAGGTTGTCCCGCTCGGTGAGCTCGAGCGCTTCCCGGTCAAGCCGCGGATCCTCCCAGCACTGGTTGTAGACGAGATTCTTGAGGTGAATCAGGCTGAACCAGCGGCTGCGGAGAGATTCCAACATGTTCTAGCTCCAGATCCGCGGCGGGCCCGACGGGCGGGGCGGCCGCAGACAGCGACCTCAGCAACTCGGCTCGGTCATGGACGATTCAGGGATCAATCCCGTGCCCTGCACGAGATTGAGAGACGGGCTCTGCATCAGGTTAAGCGACGGAGCCGCGGCACTCCAGTTCTCCAGGCCCATCGGAGCCGCCCCTTTGCGGGAGCTCCTCGGGCGGAGACGGTCGCCGGTGTAGAAGTGCTCGAGCCGCAGTTCGCCGTCGTCGTGCTCGATGATGGCGGTGCAGTTCTCGACCCAGTCCCCGGTGTTGCAGTACACCATCTCCCCGCGGGGAGAAATGATCGGGGTATGAAGGTGTCCGCACATGACCCCGTCGCACCCCTTCGCCCGGGCGTACTCGAGGATCGTCGACTCGAAGGAGCTCAGGAAGCGGATCACCTGCTTGACCCGCTTCTTCGCGCGGGCACACAAGTCGTATGGGCTGACATGGTGCCGGCGGACCATGCGGCTCAGGTGCCAGTTGGCGGTCAGGATGCTGTCGTAGACCACCGTGCTCATCTTGGAGACCCACTGCGCGGAGCCTTCCACAAGATCGAACTGGTCCCCGTGCATGACGAGAAGCTTGCGGCCGTCGATCATGTCGGCCTGGAACTCGTCCTGGATCTCCACGAAGCCGAGCTGCCGCTCGATGACGCGGGCGATTTCGGGGTCACGGAGGAAGTTGTCGTGGTTGCCGGGGGTGTAGTGGATCGTGGTTCCGTGGTCGGCCCAGTACTCGAAGACGTTCAGGATGCGGCTGTAATCCTGATGCCAGCAGCCGCGACGCCACTGCCACCCATCCACGAAGTCGCCGACGACATAGACCTGACTGGGAATCCAGCGTCCCAGGAACTCCAGCAGGGGGCCCGTCTGGGCATGCCGGCTGCCCAGGTGAACGTCGCTCAGGAACAGGGTGCGGATCGGACGGGCTTTCCCAGCCCAGGCTCGCGAAACCATATGGCCTCCACAGGATGCTGCGGTCCAGGGAGCGGGTCCTCCGCTCCACCCAGGGCACTCTCCCTCACCATCCGCCGGGACGAACGCGATCCGTCGTGTTCCGGATCTCCGCAGCGAACGGGCGTGTGCATGGGCATAAGGCGCTGGTACCTGTCTAGATCAGTTTCGACTCTGCATGTTGATTCGCCGTGAAGTTTACGGAAATTTGCCGTGATCGCTGGAGAAAGTGACGACAGGTCGCCCTGTTCTCCCGGGGGCTGAGGACTGCGGTTGTGTCCAAGGGGACACGCTACCGTCCTTGGCCTCATCCGGCGAGCGACCGGAGGCGGGTGAGGCGAAAAGAGACGGTGCCGATCACTTGACCGAGAGCGCCTCCAGGTAGTCCAGCAGCGACGCCAGCTCATGGAGCGTGTAGTTCTTCATGACACCCTCAGGCATCATGGAGACGGGCTGCGTGCCGCGCTCTTCGATGTCGGCCTTGCTGATCACATATTCCTTCGCTTGCGCGTCCCGGAGCGTGACCCGGTCGCTCTCCTCGTTCGTGACGAAGCCGGTGACGACCCGGCCGTCGGTCAGGACGATCACGTTCGTGGTGAAGCCCTGGGCGATCGTCTTGCTCGGGATCAGGATCGCGGTCGCGAGGTCCGGCCGCTTGTAGGTCTTGGCGATGCTGCCGAGGAACGGGCCTTTCTGGGCCTGATCCTTCGACGTTGTGTGACAGGCGATGCAGTTGGCCTTGGTGAAGAGGAGCTCGCCGAGCCCTGGGTCTCCCTTGCGGGGGACGACCTGGGCGATGACCTGCTCCGGCGGGAGCGAGCCGATCTTGGGGCTGGTGTCCGGTGCCCGGCGGCTGAGCTTCAGGTCGCCAATCGCCCGGCGGGCCGCCTCGGCGACCGCTTTGTCCTCATCCCCTTCGGCAAAGAGGATTTCGTCGTCGATGGCGTGGCTGCGGATGCGGGCCGCGGCCTTGATGAGCTGGATCCGGCGGGCCGGCGTGGCCCAGGCGGTTCGGATCGCCTTCTGCGCGGCATCGCGAGCTTCCGGGCTGCCGTTGTTGCGGGAGGCGAGGGTCAGCAGGGCGGCACTGGCCCAGTCGGCGGCGCGGCCCTCGGCTTTCTCGGCGGCCTCTTCGACGGCGGCGTGCTGGCTCTCGATCACGGTCGCGGCGAGGAACGCGTTCCGGGCTGCTTCCTGGTCCTTACCCGATCCCTTCGCTTCATCGAGGGTCGCCAAGGCTGCCAGCAGCGCCGGGACCGCGGCGGGCTCATTCGACTTTGACAGGATCGCGACCGCCCCGGCGAGTGTGGCGGGGGAAGCGTCCCGACTGCGGGCGGCCTCGAGGACGAGCGGGATTCCCGCGGGGGGGACCGTGTCGACCGCCGCCATCTGGAGGACCGCGTCCGGGACGAGCTTCGGGTTCGACTTCGCGAGGGCGATGATCTGTTCCAGCGCCTCGTTCGACTGAATCCGGTTGCGGTTCATCTCGCGGACGAGGTGTCCCGCTTCCTCAGGCGAAGCGGTCTGGAGCGTCGCCTTCAGGACGGCGGCGATCCGCGGGGTCTCGCTCCAGGCTTCGGGCTGGTAGTACGGGCCGCGGGTATCGGGCCGCGTCCCCCACGAGTCCCCCTTCCACGTCCCTTCGTGGTAGTGGAGCCGGCACAAAGCGGAAAGAAGGCCGAGCCGGCTGGCGGTGTCGCGCTCCTGTTCGAGTCGGGCAATCAGGCCGGTGACGACTTCGGGCTCGTGCATCATCGCGAGAGCCCGCAGGGCACCGGCCCGCTGCGGACCGCTGGAGGTCAGGGTGTCGAAGCATCCCTTCGAGAGACGGCGGCGGGCCGCTTCTCGGATGGCGATGTGCCGGATGACCGGATCCTCCGCTCCCAGGTTCGCGACGACATCGGCATCCGATGCGGAGCCGGTCAGCTTACCGGCGAGGGCTCGGGCGTCGTTCTGCTGCCGCAGGCCGCGGGCGAGGAGTTCGTCGCTCCGCTTGTCGCCGCGGCGGACCAGTTCCCGCTGGGCCTCGACGCGGCGGCGATAGCTCGGCGATTCGAACTGCCGGACGAGCTCATCGCCCGTGGCCTTAGCAAAATTCGGGAGCGGCTCGGCGCGAAACCCCTTCGGCTTCACGCAGACGATGTAGCCGACGTCCGGACCTTCCCAGTTGAACGTGGCCCCCTTCCAGCTCGCGCAGTAGACGCGGCTCAGGGCGTCGACGTCGGCATCGGTGGGGCGGGTCATGCGGATGAACGGTTCGGGCTTGGCCGTTTCCGCGAATGTCGATCCCTTGGGCTCGACGGTGTGGCGGTAGAGCGAGCCGGTTCCCCAGTCGGCGGTGAACGGCGCGTCGTTCCACTTCCCGAAGCCGGGCTCGTCGATGTAGACTGCGCCGCAGCCCGAGCCGCCGCCGTAGTCGGCGAGTGGCTGCACGCACTCGTCGTTGAAGTTCTTGTAGAGCCGCGGGTAGCCGTGGTCGTCCCCGCCAGTGAAGTGGTGCAGCCGGACGTCCCATCCGCCGCCGTCGTTCGTGTTGTCGCGGGCGAACATTTCCATCGCGGGGCTGATCGCGACTTCGAGAATGTTCCGCGTGCCGGTCGAGTAGATCTCCAGCCCCGTTCCGTCCGGGCGGACCCGCAGGACGCCGCCGCCGCGGTGCTGGACCTTCCGGCCGTCGGTCCCTTCGGCGTTCAGGAACCCGAAGTCCCCGCCAGCGATGTAGAGCCAGCCGTCGACGCCGAGGCTCATCCCGTTGGTCGTGTGGTCGGCGGGACGATCGGCGTAACCGAAGGCGAGGTCCTTCACGAGAACCTTCTGCTCGTCCGACTTGCCGTCGCCGTCCTTGTCGATGAAGACGCTGAGGTGCGGCGGGTGCATCAAGTACAGGCGGTCATGGTCCCACACGAGGCCGCGGGGAGCGTCGATCTCGCAGAAGACGTTCGTTTCGTCGGCCCGTCCGTCGCCGTCGGTGTCCTTCAGGCGGATGACCCGGCCCCGCTTCGGCGAGCGCCCAAGCGAGCCGTTGCCGTCCGAGCTGACAAACAGCGTTCCGTCCGGCGCGGCGGCAACGAAGACCGGGTAGTTCACCATCGGCGGGGCGGCGAAGACCGTCACGTCGAACCCGTCCGGGACGGTGATGTCCTTGAGGATCGCTGCTTCCTTCTCCGGCGTCAGCTTCTCCGCTTTCGGCGGGACGTTCCCTTCCTTGGAGTAGGGATCGGCGAGCGTCGGCTTTGCTTCGAACGGCTTGCCGTCCGCCCCCGCGGGCCAGAGCGACTGGATCCCGTCCCCTTTGAGGACGATTTCGCGGATGCTGCACCAGCCGCCGTGCTTCATCCCGGTCCCGGTGATCCGGACGAACTTGACCGGGTCGGCCGTGATGAGCTTGTCCTCGTGGATGCCAGGCTGGGTGTTCTTCGTTGCGTCGAGGAGGAGCGTCCAGGTGTTGCCGTCGGCGGAGCCTTCGACGCGGTACTCGTAGGCATTGTTGCTCTCCCACGTGAGCGTGATCGCTTCGAGCTTGTGCGGCTTGGGGAGCTCGAGCTGGAGCCACTGCGGGTAGTTCCCGCCCGCGGCGCACCACCGCGTCTGCGGGTTGCCGTCGACGGCGCCGATCATCGGGTTGTGCCCTTCGGAGCTGGAGGCCGAGAGCTTCACGAGGGTCGCGTTCTTCGGCATCGTCCCCAGGACCGTGGGAGCCGCGGCGGGGGCCTGAGCCTGGGCCTTCGAGGGGATGAAGGTGACCTTGTTCTCGCCGGTGAAGGGGACGAAGTACTCTGGGGTGAGCTTGCCGCAGGACCAGAGGAGGCCGCGGGTCACGAGATCGAGATACTTGGGGTCGGCGACGGTGTCGGTGTTGTGGCCGATCGTCGTGCTGAAGCTCCTGGCTCCCTGCTTGTCGTTGGTCCAGGCGACGACGTATTCGTCCGTGACCTCCTGGCCGTTCTTCTTGTAGGTCTGCTTGCCGATGGCGAGCGGGTGGGCGCCGTGGAGCTTGACGTTGTTGTAGAGCTCTTCCTTGATCGTCTGCCAGTTTTCGAGCGGCTTCGTGATCGGGTGGTCCTTGTCGACGAACTCGATCCGGATCGGCTCCTGGGGGCCGTGGGCGCTCGACTGCACGCCGAGGAAGTCGAACCACATGTCGGTCCCGGTGCGGAAGCTGTGCATGCCGCAGTGGAGGTTCACCGCCGGGATCGTCTCGTGGGTGTCGAGGATCCGCTGGATGAGGGCCTTGTCGTTGATGCTGGAGGCACACTCGTCATGGATGATGACGTCGTAGCCTTTGGCCCAGTCCGGCTTCTCGTAGAGGGGGAAGACGGGGGCGGTTCCCTTGTCGTCGGTCCAGTAGACGTCGACCTGGACGAAGGCCCGCTCGGAGATCCCTTTGCTGAGGACCTTGGTCTGGCCGGCGTAGTCGTGGCAGCAGCCGCCGGCGACAAGAAGGGCCTTGATCGGTTTGGCGGGGGGCTTGGTGGCGGGGGGATCCTGGGCGCGGACCGAGGGTGGGAGAATCGACAAGAGGAGCAGGGCCCCTGTGGCCAGGGCCAGTACGGCGGGTCTCGACATCACGCTCTCCGGGCGAACAATCGATGGATGTCCGAGCGGGAGACTGGTTCACGAGTGCGACCCGTCGGCATTTGTCGGGTGTAGTGTGACGGCTTGCCGGGCGGGAGAGTAGCGACCGGAGGGGAGCGGCCTGTCCCGCTGGATCGAACAGTGTCCTTGCCGGAGGGACTTTCGTTACGCCATTCATCGTGCGACGGCCACGGGGGTCAAGGGGGTCTCACCCCCTTGCCGCCGGAGGCATTTCCTTGAGGAACCGTGGGACACAACGGATATCCGTTTTGTGGAACCAGCGTTGAGGACTCCCTCAAACCAGACCGCTTGCTTTGCAATCCCGGCGGGTTGGTGAAGGTGCATCCGGAACCATGTTCGCGATTGGGCACGTGCTCCTTCAGACAACTCTCGACGGGCCAGGCCTCCGGCGGGCAAAGGGGCGTTGCCCCCTTGCATCCCCCACCAGGGGTTACCCCCTGGACCCCGGTTGGGTTGCGCAATTGGAGTGCGGAGTCGTCGGTTCTGATCACAACAACTCACCGTCCCGAAGACGCGACTGAAGGGACTGCTTCGTCGCCTCGGAAAGCTCCCGCCAGTCCTGGTCGTCCACACCCGCCGCCAGAGTCCACAGAAGATTGAGCGTCACTTCCGGGTGAGCGTCACGAACAAGCCGGTAGGCCGTGACCGGCCCGAGCCGTTCGAGATCGGCTCGCGAAAGGACGCCGACGGACCGGAGCTTCTCCGCCGAAGTCGGGCCGACGTTCCGCAGGTTCTCGATCGGTTCGCTCAACTCCCGCTCCGACTCCGCGCAGCCGACATCCGCGAACTGGGCCTTGAGCGACTCCAGATGCCGGCCGGTGGCGGTGTGAATCACGTAGGAGCGGTTCTTGCCCGCGCTGAGAATCTTCCGGACGCCGTGGCCGAAGCCTTTGAGCCGCCGCCGCGTCTGCGAGGCACCGAGGTTGACGAACAGTTTGTGGCCATTGGGATCGGGCATGACCGCTCATTTTTCGCCGCGGACGTCCGCACGGAAAGGGATCGAGTGGCGAAGGTGTCCAGATAGGAGAGAGCGTACGCAAACCTTCGGGACCGCCAGCCGTGGACCGCCAATGAAGATGCCGGAACCTACAATGGTGCCATCAGCGGTGTTCGCATCCCGACCTGCGAGAAGAGCAAAGAATCATGTCCGAAGACGCAACGACCTGGACCCGGCAGCAGGTAACGGAACTGAAGGGGCCGGCGGTCCTCGAATTCGGGACCGAGTGGTGCGGCTACTGTCGCGTCCTTGCCCCGACGCTCGAGTCGCTGCTGCAGCAGTTCCCGGACGTGCAGCACTTCACGGTCGAGGACGGCCCCGGGCAACCGCTCGGGCGGTCCTTCGGCGTCAAACTCTGGCCGACACTTGTGTTCCTCAAGGACGGACAGCCACTGTCACAGGTCGCCCGGCCCGACCG of Planctomyces sp. SH-PL14 contains these proteins:
- a CDS encoding UDP-2,3-diacylglucosamine diphosphatase, coding for MVSRAWAGKARPIRTLFLSDVHLGSRHAQTGPLLEFLGRWIPSQVYVVGDFVDGWQWRRGCWHQDYSRILNVFEYWADHGTTIHYTPGNHDNFLRDPEIARVIERQLGFVEIQDEFQADMIDGRKLLVMHGDQFDLVEGSAQWVSKMSTVVYDSILTANWHLSRMVRRHHVSPYDLCARAKKRVKQVIRFLSSFESTILEYARAKGCDGVMCGHLHTPIISPRGEMVYCNTGDWVENCTAIIEHDDGELRLEHFYTGDRLRPRSSRKGAAPMGLENWSAAAPSLNLMQSPSLNLVQGTGLIPESSMTEPSC
- a CDS encoding discoidin domain-containing protein; this translates as MSRPAVLALATGALLLLSILPPSVRAQDPPATKPPAKPIKALLVAGGCCHDYAGQTKVLSKGISERAFVQVDVYWTDDKGTAPVFPLYEKPDWAKGYDVIIHDECASSINDKALIQRILDTHETIPAVNLHCGMHSFRTGTDMWFDFLGVQSSAHGPQEPIRIEFVDKDHPITKPLENWQTIKEELYNNVKLHGAHPLAIGKQTYKKNGQEVTDEYVVAWTNDKQGARSFSTTIGHNTDTVADPKYLDLVTRGLLWSCGKLTPEYFVPFTGENKVTFIPSKAQAQAPAAAPTVLGTMPKNATLVKLSASSSEGHNPMIGAVDGNPQTRWCAAGGNYPQWLQLELPKPHKLEAITLTWESNNAYEYRVEGSADGNTWTLLLDATKNTQPGIHEDKLITADPVKFVRITGTGMKHGGWCSIREIVLKGDGIQSLWPAGADGKPFEAKPTLADPYSKEGNVPPKAEKLTPEKEAAILKDITVPDGFDVTVFAAPPMVNYPVFVAAAPDGTLFVSSDGNGSLGRSPKRGRVIRLKDTDGDGRADETNVFCEIDAPRGLVWDHDRLYLMHPPHLSVFIDKDGDGKSDEQKVLVKDLAFGYADRPADHTTNGMSLGVDGWLYIAGGDFGFLNAEGTDGRKVQHRGGGVLRVRPDGTGLEIYSTGTRNILEVAISPAMEMFARDNTNDGGGWDVRLHHFTGGDDHGYPRLYKNFNDECVQPLADYGGGSGCGAVYIDEPGFGKWNDAPFTADWGTGSLYRHTVEPKGSTFAETAKPEPFIRMTRPTDADVDALSRVYCASWKGATFNWEGPDVGYIVCVKPKGFRAEPLPNFAKATGDELVRQFESPSYRRRVEAQRELVRRGDKRSDELLARGLRQQNDARALAGKLTGSASDADVVANLGAEDPVIRHIAIREAARRRLSKGCFDTLTSSGPQRAGALRALAMMHEPEVVTGLIARLEQERDTASRLGLLSALCRLHYHEGTWKGDSWGTRPDTRGPYYQPEAWSETPRIAAVLKATLQTASPEEAGHLVREMNRNRIQSNEALEQIIALAKSNPKLVPDAVLQMAAVDTVPPAGIPLVLEAARSRDASPATLAGAVAILSKSNEPAAVPALLAALATLDEAKGSGKDQEAARNAFLAATVIESQHAAVEEAAEKAEGRAADWASAALLTLASRNNGSPEARDAAQKAIRTAWATPARRIQLIKAAARIRSHAIDDEILFAEGDEDKAVAEAARRAIGDLKLSRRAPDTSPKIGSLPPEQVIAQVVPRKGDPGLGELLFTKANCIACHTTSKDQAQKGPFLGSIAKTYKRPDLATAILIPSKTIAQGFTTNVIVLTDGRVVTGFVTNEESDRVTLRDAQAKEYVISKADIEERGTQPVSMMPEGVMKNYTLHELASLLDYLEALSVK
- a CDS encoding TfoX/Sxy family DNA transformation protein, translating into MPDPNGHKLFVNLGASQTRRRLKGFGHGVRKILSAGKNRSYVIHTATGRHLESLKAQFADVGCAESERELSEPIENLRNVGPTSAEKLRSVGVLSRADLERLGPVTAYRLVRDAHPEVTLNLLWTLAAGVDDQDWRELSEATKQSLQSRLRDGELL
- a CDS encoding thioredoxin family protein gives rise to the protein MSEDATTWTRQQVTELKGPAVLEFGTEWCGYCRVLAPTLESLLQQFPDVQHFTVEDGPGQPLGRSFGVKLWPTLVFLKDGQPLSQVARPDRRQALEGLQQISSPAMASNTAE